The following are encoded together in the Kribbella voronezhensis genome:
- a CDS encoding sensor histidine kinase, whose translation METEPWHERAVPLVLGAVIAGFVVVDYGWSIGIGFAALVAGVTAALARRTVWPLLVAAAAGTLVFSVWPLVMVACYYVAVSSPRPTRVIATGLTAYAALAGLPVVLDALGNDLLVEGDPVPASQLVILAAVVVALPTMAGLWVRARRQLAAGLVEQAAQRERERRALAARASSAERAGLAREMHDVVAHKVALMVVHAGALEVQPPDRTTAEAAALIRSTGREALAGLREVVEVLRTPNESAAVLGPPPSLVDLDSLLESSRATGLVVRRYDLGEPVRVSDTSQRVLYRVTQEALTNVHKHAPGAEVEVTLGYYGDAVEVVISNTGGTSTSVAAGSGYGLLGLRERVALVDGVLTAGPAGDGFVVRARVPLR comes from the coding sequence ATGGAGACCGAGCCCTGGCACGAGCGGGCGGTGCCCCTCGTCCTGGGGGCTGTGATCGCCGGCTTCGTCGTGGTCGACTACGGCTGGTCCATCGGCATCGGGTTCGCCGCGCTCGTCGCCGGCGTGACCGCTGCCCTGGCCCGCCGGACGGTCTGGCCGCTCCTGGTGGCCGCCGCGGCAGGAACGCTGGTCTTCTCGGTCTGGCCGCTGGTCATGGTCGCTTGCTACTACGTGGCTGTGAGCTCGCCCCGGCCGACCCGGGTGATCGCCACCGGGCTGACCGCGTACGCCGCGCTGGCCGGACTTCCCGTCGTACTCGATGCCTTGGGCAACGACCTGCTGGTCGAGGGGGACCCGGTTCCGGCGTCGCAACTGGTGATCCTCGCGGCTGTGGTCGTCGCGCTGCCGACGATGGCCGGTTTGTGGGTGCGAGCGAGGCGACAGCTTGCGGCGGGTCTGGTGGAGCAGGCGGCTCAGCGGGAGCGGGAGCGGCGGGCCCTGGCCGCACGGGCCAGCTCGGCCGAGCGGGCCGGCCTGGCTCGGGAGATGCATGACGTCGTGGCACACAAGGTCGCGCTGATGGTGGTTCATGCCGGCGCTTTGGAAGTCCAGCCGCCCGACCGTACGACGGCGGAGGCGGCCGCCTTGATCAGGTCCACCGGCCGTGAGGCGCTGGCCGGCCTCCGGGAGGTGGTCGAGGTACTGCGAACTCCGAACGAATCCGCCGCCGTGCTCGGTCCGCCGCCGTCGCTGGTCGACCTGGACTCCCTCCTGGAGTCGTCCCGGGCAACCGGGTTGGTGGTCCGGCGGTACGACCTCGGCGAGCCGGTGCGGGTGTCCGACACATCTCAGCGCGTCCTGTACCGCGTGACCCAGGAGGCGCTGACCAACGTCCACAAACATGCGCCCGGCGCCGAGGTGGAGGTCACCCTCGGCTACTACGGGGACGCCGTCGAGGTCGTCATCTCGAACACGGGCGGTACGTCGACGAGCGTGGCCGCCGGTTCGGGGTACGGCTTGCTGGGGTTGCGGGAACGGGTCGCGCTGGTCGACGGCGTACTGACCGCGGGGCCGGCCGGCGACGGGTTCGTCGTCCGGGCCCGGGTGCCGTTGCGATGA